The Flammeovirga pectinis genomic interval TTTATCTTACTTGCAAAATCATCTTGATCAGCATATTCTGCTCCGTCAATAATCTTTTGCCCAAATGTATTTGATAAAATAATATTTACAGTATCTGTTTCAATATCTGAAACTTTAAATGTTCTTGATCCTAAAACTTCTGTAAAATACTTCACAGAGTCTGTTGAATAATATCCTGCAGAATCACCTTTTATAGTTTCGCTAAGCTCATATACTTCTAATGTGATTGTTTGAGAAGTATCACCATAAATAGAAGTTTTGTCTAACGCTAACGAAAGTGATAATGAATCTAGTTCTCTATCGTTAAAATTTAATGCTTCTTCAGATCCGATACTTAATTGCGTATAAGTTGAAGTCTTTGTTTGACCAATCTCTGCACCATTATCTACATAACCTGCTAAAAAGAAAGATCCATTCTTTGTATATAAAGAATCCATATAATGTGTTTCCACATCTATCTCAAAAGTATCTGCATAACACATTTGAGTTTGATCATCTATTAGATCACCACCAATAACGATAGTCTGTAAGTCTGTTCGCTCACATGCAAAACAAAAAATTATTGCAAAAAATAAAATCGCTCTGGTAAAAACTGTTTTTATATTCATCTCGGAAAATATCATTTAAAAAGGCTTACTTATAACCTTTCATTGGAATGACAATGGATTCGGTAAAATGGTTGAAAGCAAAGTATAAATACGGTTCGACAAAAATTGCGAATTATATAGAAGTACACAAACAAAAAAGGCTATCGATCGTATTTCGACAGCCTTTTTTTTATAAAAATACTTAAAAAGCAAAGATTACTCCGCTAATCCAGTATATATATCATAATATGACTCTGCATACTCATCTCCTTCTTGAATATCATCCGCAACTTTTTCGCCATATCCAGATAAAACTTCAACAACAGAATCACCAATTGATTGAGATCCTTTTGTTACTTTATCTGCATATTCTGAACCAATCTTAATAAAACTGTTGTAATCTGCTGATGAAAGATCTTGAAGCATTGAATCATCGATATCAAGCATCTTCACTTTCTTTGTCAATTCATCATGATCGAATTTATGATCAAACTGCGTGTCATAAACTGTAAATACAGTTTTAGCATTTTTGAACATAGGATCATTTTTGTATGAAGTCTTTAAATATAAAGGAATAAAACTAGTGAACCAGTCGTTACAATGAACAACATCTGGAGCCCAGCCCAATTTCTTTACCGTTTCGATTACTCCTTTACAGAAAAATACTGCTCTATCATCATTATCTTCGAAAAACTCGTCGCTTTTCTTATCTCTGAAAACAGATTTTCTATGGAAATAATCTTCGTTATCAATAAAGTATACTTGCAATTTAGCACTCTGAATAGAAGCCACTTTTATTGTTAGTGGTTTCTCATCTTCACCTACGGCAATATTCATCCCCGAAAGTCTTACTACCTCATGCAACCTGTTCTTACGCTCATTGATTAAACCAAATCTTGGAACCATAATTCTGATTTCCATACCTCTTTCTTGCATAGACTGCGGAAGCTTCCTAACATAATCTGCAACTTCAGAAGTTTTTAAAAATGGATTTATCTCACTTGAAACGTAGAGAATTTTTAATTTCGACATATTCTACCGTATTTACACCTTTTCTACGCAAAAGTACGGAAGAACTTACTTAAATTCAACTTTAAGTAGCAAACTAACCTAAATTTACATATTTACTTAATAATTTATTTTTTAAAAAACAACCCCTATAATGGACGTTTTTAACACAGTTAGTACTTTGAAAAAATTTGTCAATAATTGCAAATTTTCAAAAAAAACGATCGGTTTTGTTCCGACAATGGGTGCTTTACATGATGGACACTTAAATTTAGTCCGTCAATCGAACAAAGAAAACGACATCACAATTTGCAGTATTTTTGTTAATCCTACACAGTTTAATAATGCCATTGATCTAAAACATTACCCTGTTAAACATGAAGAAGATTTTGAATTATTAAGAAGTGCTGGATGCCATGTTGTCTTTCTTCCATCTGTAGAAGAAATGTATCCAAAAGGAGTAAAACAAAATGATATTTGTGGTTTCAATTTTGGAGAAATTGAGAATCAATTAGAAGGAGCTTTTAGACCTGGTCATTTTAATGGCGTTGGCATAGTTGTAAGTAAATTATTTCATATGGTCAATCCAATGAAAGCTTATTTCGGGTTAAAAGATTTACAACAGTTTTTAATTATCAGAAAAATGACTCTAGACCTTTCTTTTGGGATTGATATAATTGGCGTCCCAACGGTTAGAGAGAAAGATGGTTTAGCAATGTCTTCTAGAAACTTAAGATTAACACAAGAGGAGAGAAACATTGCACCTTTTATTTATAGAACTATTTCTGAGATGAAAGAACAGATTTCTGTATTTAAAACACCTAAAGAAGTCTTAGAATGGGGCATTTCAAATTTTCATAAAAATCCCTCTTTTCATTTAGAATACCTTGATATAGTGAATACTTCTGACCTAAAACCAGTCGAAGAGAACAGTACGCCTACTTCTTATGCAATTGTAATTGCGGCTCATTTAGGCAAAGTAAGGTTGATTGATAATTTATTGATTGAATAAATTTAATCCATAAATAAAGCCCATCACTTTTCAGCAATGGGCTTTATATATCTTTCGAAGATAATTACTTAGAAATTTTCTCAGCATATTTACATGCTTCGTATAAATTAATAACACCTCCTGTTATTGATAGAGTACCAAACTTTACAGTTTCTGGTTCTTCACCTTCTTCTAAACTTTCATAGCCTGGTTTAAACACCTCTTTACTTTTTAAAGGTGTAACTGTTTTCATTAAGATTTTCTTAACTGTTGCTCCAGATAAATTAGGATAATATGACATTAACACAGCTGCACAACCTGCAACAACTGGAGAAGCCATACTTGTTCCATTTAATGCTTGATATTCAGACCCTGGCACTGTTGAATAGATATTATAACCAGGGGCAAATAAATCAACATTTTTCTTTGCATAGTTAGAAAAAGTAGCTGGTAATGTTTCATCAATATGCCATGTTGATGCACCTACTTCAATCCAATTACGCGCTGAACCTCCTTTTAGATACTTGTCTTTAGGGAAATTCCTTTCAACATCAGTATTCTTATTATCGTTACCTGCAGCATGAATTAATAAAACTCCCTTAGAGTCTGCATATTTCACCGCAGCATCTACATCAGATTTATAAGGAGAAAATGGCTTACCAAAACTCATATTAATCACTCTAGCACCATTATCTACAGCATAGCGAATGGCATTAGCAACATCTTTATCTCTTTCATCTCCATTAGGTACAGCTCTAATTACCATAATTTCAACGTTATCAGCTACACCTTCGATACCTAAGTTATTTCCTCTAGCGGCACCAATAATACCTGCAACATGAGTACCGTGTAAAGCATCAGGACCTGTTACTCCATTATTACCATATATTTTTTGCTTCTTGTTATCGATATCATCTCCAACAATCTCTCTTGTATTTAAATCTGGATTGTAATTATATTCTACTTGGTCTTTAAAGTAATCAACTCCTTCTTGGATACGATCTGCTGAAACACCTCTACTCAGCATGCCTGCAACCATACCTGACATTCTTGTAAGCGTTTCATCCTCTGTTTTTAAGGTTTCTAAAGCTCCTAATAATTCTTCTTCTGATTCTAAATCAAAATAAGCCATAAATAAAGCTTTACCTCTATTAAATTGGTGAAGTAAGAAATCATATCTTTCAAGATTTTCTTGTGCTTCTGCAAATCCTGTTTCAAAAGATTCTTTTACCTCAAGCCAAAGCTTGTATTCTTTTTTATCAGATTTTGCTATATCAGATTCATCTTTACCCGCATATTTTTTACTTAATGTTCCATACATACGTGCAACTTCAAGGTTTTCTTCATTGACAAAAGTCCCACCTTCGCCTCCAATGAAATTCCAACCGTTTACATCGTCGATATAGCCATTTTTATCATCATCGACTCCATTCCCTGCAATTTCTTTAGGATTCACCCAGATTACAGATTTCAAATCTTCATGATCGATATCTATTCCACTGTCAATAACAGCTACGACTACTTTTTTGCTTTTTTTACCTTTTAAGACTTCTTTGTAAGCCTGCTCTGTTCCAACTCCATAAACATTATCCTGAGAATAGCTTAGATTGAACCAATTTTCTAGTGCTCCTTTTAAAGGATCTTCTTGTGCATTTGCACTTAATGATACTTGGCTGACGAGAGCGCCTGCAAGTAAAATTGTTTTTAATGTATTTGTCATGATAGTATGTGTTTTGCCAACTATTTTTTGGTTGGCCATAATTTTATGAGAGATTCTCGGATAATAAGAACAACAATAACCTCTATTAAGAATGACCCTAATTGCCCTAAATCAAAGCCAAAAATTGACATAATGTTTGGCAATGTAACAAAAAGAGCCGCGAAAATAAAACCAAAACCTAAATCGATAAACATCTTTTGTCTATCTGAAAAGTTTGGTTGTTTTTTACATTCAGGGCATTTAGATTTTTCTAATCGAAATCCATATAAAAAAAGATGTTGCCATTTGAATGTATTACAAACAGCAACTTCTTTTTTAATAGATTGTCTTTTTTTATTTTTAGACATACTCTATTACTTAATTTATATTAAGCTTCAATAGAATCTAGTGATGCATTAACGGCAGCAATGATTTCGTCTAAATTTTCATCAGTTAATGCCTGAGACATAAACCAACTTTCATATTGTGACGGAGGAAGGTACACACCATTGTCTAACATAGCATGGAAAAACTTACCAAACTTTTCAGTGTTAGTAGTTTGTGCATCTGCAAAATTGTTAACTTCTTTATCTGTAAAGAAAAGGCATACCATTGATCCAAGTAGCGTTACCTTGTACGGTAAATTCTTTCTATCTAATGCTGCTTGAATTCCAGTTACTAACTTTTTCCCTTTTGCTGCTAAATCTGTATAAACAGAAGGATTATCATTTAAATGATGAAGCATAGCTAAACCTGCCGCCATTGCTACTGGATTTCCAGACAATGTACCCGCCTGATAAACTGGTCCTGCAGGAGCAACATAGTCCATTAATTCAGCTTTTCCACCATAAGCACCCACAGGCATTCCGCCACCTATAATTTTACCCAAAGTGGTCATATCTGGGATAACATCAAATACTTCTTGTGCCCCACCTTTCGCAAGACGGAAACCTGTCATTACTTCATCAAATATCAAAATGATACCTTCACGAGTACAAATTTCTCTAAGCTTTTTTAAATAATCATTTGTCGGCAGAACTAATCCCATATTACCAGGAACAGGCTCTATAATTAATGCTGCTATTTCATCTTTATTTTCAGAAATTAATTGCTCAATTTTATCAACATCGTTATAAGGTGCCAATAATGTATCTTTTGCAGTACCTTCTGTAACGCCAGGGCTATTTGGAACACCCATAGTAACTGCTCCACTACCTGCTGCAATTAAAAATGCGTCGCCATGACCATGGTAACAGCCTTCTATTTTAATAAATTTATCCTTACCAGTAAATCCTCTAGCTACACGGATAGCAGACATTGTTGCTTCCGTACCAGAATTCACCATTCTAACTTTTTCGATTGAAGGAACCATACTACAGATAAGTTCTGCAATATCAATTTCTTTTGAAGTTGGTGCTCCAAATGATAACGAATTATTTACAGCACCTTGTACGGCCTCTAATATTGCTGGATGTGCATGACCAAGAATCATTGGTCCCCAAGAATTGATTAATTCTAAGTAACTCTTATTATCTTCGTCTGTGATATAAGCGCCTTTTGCACTTTTTATAAATAATGGTGTTCCTCCTACAGATTTAAATGCTCTAACAGGAGAGTTTACTCCACCAGGAATTGTATTTTGAGCTTTGCTGAACAAATCAGCACTTCGTTTGTTATTCACGATATCAATATTAATGTTTTCGATGATTACAAAGTTAACAGATCAATTTAAATACTCAATTTATAGATGAATACTGTTTGTTTATGACTGTTATTAAAGCATAAAAAAAGAAACCCCCGAAAATCAGAGGTTCCTTCCACTTTAATAAACTAAACTAACAAACAAACTTCAAGAATGAAATTAACATACATTAATTAAAATACCTAACCTTCATGGAGAATTTTTCAAAAAAAATAGAAATATCTTATATCAACTTTATTTCTTCACATAATAGGAGACCAAACCAGCTTTCTGAGTTTATAGATGAAGAGCTAATAAATGAAGAATCAATCACTTATAATTCTGAAAAAGAGCTAAATTCACTCGAAACTTCTATATGGATTAACAGTATAGAAAGCGCTTTTCATAATGCTTCTTCTGATCCTAACTACTTAGAATATGGAGCTAGAGAAAAAACGCTCTCTTTCTTCTATAATTTGATTGAAGTACTAAAATCTCAAAAAGAATTCTTTGTTTATTCTTCAAACATTCACTCTCCTTTTGAGTTAAAAATGGTAGATGATAGATCAACAGCCATTAAAAATGTTTTTCTTTCCCATTTCAATACCATAATTACCGAAGCTATTGAAACTGGAGAGATTGAGTCGAGAATGTTTATTTCTGATTATTATGGCAACTTAATATTTGCACAAGCTGTATTAGTAATAAAGTATTGGGCTAATGATACATCAGAAGAAGCAGAAAATACAGACGAAATCATCGAGAAAAGTGTAAATTTAATAATGGACCTTATGGCTCCAAACTTTGCTGATTCTGCCCTATCTTTAGTCAAGTTTTTATTTCAAAAATAACCCAATGGAAAACGTCAATAAAAAAATTCAAAAAAGCATACCTTCTAGCCGTGTACAACGTGTTTCTAGGTTTGTGAAAGTTGGTGCTAAAGTATCAACAAATTATATAAAACATTATGCTAAAACTGTTGTTGATGCTGATTACAAAGGAAAAGAAGAGCTTCACAAAGAGAATGCAGCAGATGTTTATGATGCATTAAGTGAACTTAAAGGTAGTGCACTTAAAGTTGCTCAGATGATGAGTATGGATAAAAACATGTTACCTCAAGCTTATACAGAGAAGTTTCAGATGTCACAATATTCAGCACCTCCCTTATCATTGCCACTAGTTAACAAAACGTTTATGAAGGCCTTTGGGAAAGCTCCTTATCAAATTTTTGATGAGTTTTCTAAAGAAGCTGTAAACGCTGCAAGTATTGGTCAAGTACATCTTGCGGTGAAAGATGGTAAAAAATATGCTGTTAAAGTACAGTACCCTGGTGTTGCAGAAAGTGTTAGTTCTGACCTTAAAATGGTTAAACCAATTGCCGTGCGTATGATGGGGTTGAATGAGCAAGATGTTGAACATTATATGGAAGAAGTTGAAAATATGCTACTTTCAGAAACGGATTATAACTTGGAGCTGAAGCGCTCACAAGAAATCACGAGTGCCTGTAAAGACATCAAAAACGTGATTTTCCCTAATTATTATCCTGATTTATCTTCTAAGAAAATTCTTACAATGGACTGGTTAGATGGAATGCATTTACCAGAATTTTTAGAAACGCAACCTTCGCAAGAAATAAGAAATAAAGTTGGGCAAGCTCTTTGGGATTTTTATGATCATCAAATTCACACTTTAAAAGAAGTTCACGCAGATCCACACCCAGGGAATTTTATTATTAATAAAGAAGGTTTGTTGGGTATTATTGATTTTGGTTGCGTAAAAGAGATCCCATCACCTTTCTATGAGAATTATTTTGATTTAATGGTACCAGAAAATCTTAATAATAACGAGAAAAGAAAAAATGTCTTTTCTAAGATGAAGTTCATTTATGATACTGATACAGAAGAAGATCAAAATAAACTTGATGCTTTATTTAGTTCAATGATCGAAATTTTGTCAAGACCTTTTCATAGTACTCCATTTGATTTTAGTCAAGAAAGCTACTTTAATGAAATAACAGCAATAGCAGATAATCAAGATAACCAAAATTTGATGAAATCATCAAAAAAACCAAGAGGGCAAAGAGATGGTTTGTACTTAAATAGAACATACTTTGGTTTGTACTCGATCTTACATCAATTAGAAGCTAATATTGATACAAAATCGGTCTATTTTTCTTAAAATAGATCGACCTTTTTCTCACTTGCTATAGCTTCAGATAAATGATCAATATACTTTACAAAACCGGTATCATAATCTTGAAGTAAATTACTTATATTATTTAATCTTTTAAGTTTTGCTTCTGCAGTCATAGTCTGATCTACAGTCACTTTTCTAATTTCATCTATTAAATCAGAATGTACATTAGGGTCTAAATAATTTTTAGGTAAGTCTTTATCTTTGATCAAATACTTCGATAAAATATTTAATAATTCAGTCCTATTTATCGGTTTAGTTAGGTAATCGTTCATACCCACAGCAAATGCTTTGAACCTTTTATCCCAATATGCGTCAGCTGTTAAAGCCACGATAGGCACTTGTGTCTCCTTTAATTCTTGTCTTATTATTTTTGCAGCAGAAATACCACCCATTATAGGCATATGAATATCCATTAATATCAAATTATATTTTTTTGATTTAATTTTTTGGATTGCGTCTTCTCCATTTTCTGCAATTTCTATAGATAACTCTAATTGTTTAAATAATGCTTTCATCATAAATTGATTCATTTTATTATCCTCAACAACTAGTACTATATCCTCACGCTGAAATTTTAGATTTAAGTTTAAAGTATGTTCCTTGTCAATAGACTTAATCTTTGACTTTTTAACTGGTAGAACAATCGTAAATAAAGTACCCTCACCTTCTTTGCTTTCAACTGATATAGTTCCGTTCAGCATTTCAGTCATTCTTTTAGAAATAGCTAAACCTAAGCCAGTACCACCAAACTTTCTTGTTACAGATTTATCTGCTTGTTCAAAAGAGTCGAAAATTACCTTGAGCTTATCTTTTGGAATACCAATACCATGATCTTCAACAGAGAAGATAAAATTAGTACCTACAGACTTCACCTTAACTAAAATATCAGTTTTATCTTTAGTAAACTTAATTGCATTTGTAAGAAGATTCGTTAATATCTGTCTGAATTTAGTCTTATCTGTTAAAAACACCTCTGGAACACTTTTATCAATTTCTAGATTGATATAAATACCTCTTTCCACTGATGAGAATTCATGTACTTTTACAATCATTCTAATCAAATTGATAATCTCAACTTTCTCCATAGAAATGGACATTTTCCCTGCATCTATTCTTGAGAAATCTAAAATATTATTGATCAATTCTGACAAATACTCTCCGTTAAAATAGATGTATTTAAGTTGTTCTATAAATTCTGCAGACTGATTTGTATCTTCAAACTTTTTGTATAAAATATTACTTAGACCAATAATTGCATTTAATGGAGAACGAATCTCGTGAGATATATTAGCTAAGAATAAACTCTTTGCTGCACTAGATTTTACTGCTTCATTTTTAGCAGACTCAAGTTCTTGTTCAATATTTTTTTGTGATGTTAGGTTCCAACATACACCGTTCATTTCATAAACACCAGAGTTTAATCGTGATCTACCAAAAATTTGTAAATACTGAACATTCTTTGATGGGTGGTTAATTTTAAAAGATAAATCAATATCTGTCACTTTCCCATCACTTATATTTTTAACAACTGCATTTACCTTCTTAATATCTGATGCATCTACAAATTTTAAAAAATCATGAATTGTATAAGTAATAGAGTCCAAACCGAATATTTCTAAAAATCTAGAATCACATAAGAACTTATCATCTAATAAATATGACCATGTTCCTACATCTGCTGCATTTAAGGCTAAATCAAGTTTAACTCTTTGTTGCTGTAATTCTTGTGTTCTTATTTGTACTTTCTGTTCTAAAGAAGAGTTTAATTGGTAAATCTGTGTCTCGTGCTTCTTATTTCTAGTGATATCAATATTATAAATAGCTAATCCATAAATTTCATTTTTCTCGTTCAGTAAAGGTGAAAATACAGACTGAAGGTAAATTTCTTGATTCAATTTAAATTCAAGCTCAAACATTTTTCGATTTGTAAAAGCCCTCTCAAAATTCTCTCTAAATTTATAGAA includes:
- a CDS encoding glycogen/starch synthase — encoded protein: MSKLKILYVSSEINPFLKTSEVADYVRKLPQSMQERGMEIRIMVPRFGLINERKNRLHEVVRLSGMNIAVGEDEKPLTIKVASIQSAKLQVYFIDNEDYFHRKSVFRDKKSDEFFEDNDDRAVFFCKGVIETVKKLGWAPDVVHCNDWFTSFIPLYLKTSYKNDPMFKNAKTVFTVYDTQFDHKFDHDELTKKVKMLDIDDSMLQDLSSADYNSFIKIGSEYADKVTKGSQSIGDSVVEVLSGYGEKVADDIQEGDEYAESYYDIYTGLAE
- the panC gene encoding pantoate--beta-alanine ligase; translation: MDVFNTVSTLKKFVNNCKFSKKTIGFVPTMGALHDGHLNLVRQSNKENDITICSIFVNPTQFNNAIDLKHYPVKHEEDFELLRSAGCHVVFLPSVEEMYPKGVKQNDICGFNFGEIENQLEGAFRPGHFNGVGIVVSKLFHMVNPMKAYFGLKDLQQFLIIRKMTLDLSFGIDIIGVPTVREKDGLAMSSRNLRLTQEERNIAPFIYRTISEMKEQISVFKTPKEVLEWGISNFHKNPSFHLEYLDIVNTSDLKPVEENSTPTSYAIVIAAHLGKVRLIDNLLIE
- a CDS encoding S8 family peptidase, producing MTNTLKTILLAGALVSQVSLSANAQEDPLKGALENWFNLSYSQDNVYGVGTEQAYKEVLKGKKSKKVVVAVIDSGIDIDHEDLKSVIWVNPKEIAGNGVDDDKNGYIDDVNGWNFIGGEGGTFVNEENLEVARMYGTLSKKYAGKDESDIAKSDKKEYKLWLEVKESFETGFAEAQENLERYDFLLHQFNRGKALFMAYFDLESEEELLGALETLKTEDETLTRMSGMVAGMLSRGVSADRIQEGVDYFKDQVEYNYNPDLNTREIVGDDIDNKKQKIYGNNGVTGPDALHGTHVAGIIGAARGNNLGIEGVADNVEIMVIRAVPNGDERDKDVANAIRYAVDNGARVINMSFGKPFSPYKSDVDAAVKYADSKGVLLIHAAGNDNKNTDVERNFPKDKYLKGGSARNWIEVGASTWHIDETLPATFSNYAKKNVDLFAPGYNIYSTVPGSEYQALNGTSMASPVVAGCAAVLMSYYPNLSGATVKKILMKTVTPLKSKEVFKPGYESLEEGEEPETVKFGTLSITGGVINLYEACKYAEKISK
- the hemL gene encoding glutamate-1-semialdehyde 2,1-aminomutase, which gives rise to MNNKRSADLFSKAQNTIPGGVNSPVRAFKSVGGTPLFIKSAKGAYITDEDNKSYLELINSWGPMILGHAHPAILEAVQGAVNNSLSFGAPTSKEIDIAELICSMVPSIEKVRMVNSGTEATMSAIRVARGFTGKDKFIKIEGCYHGHGDAFLIAAGSGAVTMGVPNSPGVTEGTAKDTLLAPYNDVDKIEQLISENKDEIAALIIEPVPGNMGLVLPTNDYLKKLREICTREGIILIFDEVMTGFRLAKGGAQEVFDVIPDMTTLGKIIGGGMPVGAYGGKAELMDYVAPAGPVYQAGTLSGNPVAMAAGLAMLHHLNDNPSVYTDLAAKGKKLVTGIQAALDRKNLPYKVTLLGSMVCLFFTDKEVNNFADAQTTNTEKFGKFFHAMLDNGVYLPPSQYESWFMSQALTDENLDEIIAAVNASLDSIEA
- a CDS encoding ABC1 kinase family protein; this translates as MENVNKKIQKSIPSSRVQRVSRFVKVGAKVSTNYIKHYAKTVVDADYKGKEELHKENAADVYDALSELKGSALKVAQMMSMDKNMLPQAYTEKFQMSQYSAPPLSLPLVNKTFMKAFGKAPYQIFDEFSKEAVNAASIGQVHLAVKDGKKYAVKVQYPGVAESVSSDLKMVKPIAVRMMGLNEQDVEHYMEEVENMLLSETDYNLELKRSQEITSACKDIKNVIFPNYYPDLSSKKILTMDWLDGMHLPEFLETQPSQEIRNKVGQALWDFYDHQIHTLKEVHADPHPGNFIINKEGLLGIIDFGCVKEIPSPFYENYFDLMVPENLNNNEKRKNVFSKMKFIYDTDTEEDQNKLDALFSSMIEILSRPFHSTPFDFSQESYFNEITAIADNQDNQNLMKSSKKPRGQRDGLYLNRTYFGLYSILHQLEANIDTKSVYFS
- a CDS encoding hybrid sensor histidine kinase/response regulator; the protein is MLSLLMENSHDVIFSVDTNFNYLAFNNAHVDTMKSVYGCQIELGKNILKYMKVNNDEDIAKEDITRAINGEVYSIIRSYGNEEKHQRAHFEATYTPIKSENNIITGVSVVVRDVTDQYNSQENLKRSERKYKMLFHYNYLGALIILNGRIVDSNDTAVSLLGLELHELLGMSLDEVFINLTDNPLKEKRIVHYHNKGKKIFILREEVIGDDKDPQNILFIEDVTQKNKAEKELIRVNNQAKVLLESAKSYIFSVDVNYGIVFFNTRFSSLMESEYGISVKVGDKINGPKYHDFFYKFRENFERAFTNRKMFELEFKLNQEIYLQSVFSPLLNEKNEIYGLAIYNIDITRNKKHETQIYQLNSSLEQKVQIRTQELQQQRVKLDLALNAADVGTWSYLLDDKFLCDSRFLEIFGLDSITYTIHDFLKFVDASDIKKVNAVVKNISDGKVTDIDLSFKINHPSKNVQYLQIFGRSRLNSGVYEMNGVCWNLTSQKNIEQELESAKNEAVKSSAAKSLFLANISHEIRSPLNAIIGLSNILYKKFEDTNQSAEFIEQLKYIYFNGEYLSELINNILDFSRIDAGKMSISMEKVEIINLIRMIVKVHEFSSVERGIYINLEIDKSVPEVFLTDKTKFRQILTNLLTNAIKFTKDKTDILVKVKSVGTNFIFSVEDHGIGIPKDKLKVIFDSFEQADKSVTRKFGGTGLGLAISKRMTEMLNGTISVESKEGEGTLFTIVLPVKKSKIKSIDKEHTLNLNLKFQREDIVLVVEDNKMNQFMMKALFKQLELSIEIAENGEDAIQKIKSKKYNLILMDIHMPIMGGISAAKIIRQELKETQVPIVALTADAYWDKRFKAFAVGMNDYLTKPINRTELLNILSKYLIKDKDLPKNYLDPNVHSDLIDEIRKVTVDQTMTAEAKLKRLNNISNLLQDYDTGFVKYIDHLSEAIASEKKVDLF